The following proteins are co-located in the Pedobacter sp. FW305-3-2-15-E-R2A2 genome:
- a CDS encoding 2-C-methyl-D-erythritol 4-phosphate cytidylyltransferase, producing MKYYAIIVAGGSGSRMQHKIAKQFLLLDGKPILMHTLEAFAACPLNPAILLVLNIHQHQYWEELCKAHSFTIPHQLIKGGEQRFHSVKNGLKAIKGKGIVAVHDAVRPLVSPALILRSFEAAEAHGNAVAGIPPTDSVRKVLFDGKTEALNRNELLLIQTPQTFAIEILRKAYQQPFRNEFTDDASVAEYSGFTIHIIEGTRENIKITYPEDLEMASILKKKGS from the coding sequence ATGAAGTATTACGCAATTATCGTCGCAGGTGGATCCGGAAGCAGGATGCAGCATAAAATTGCCAAGCAGTTTTTACTGTTGGATGGGAAACCTATATTGATGCATACCCTGGAGGCCTTTGCGGCATGTCCTCTAAACCCTGCAATACTCCTTGTGCTGAACATTCATCAGCATCAATACTGGGAAGAGCTTTGCAAGGCCCACAGCTTCACGATTCCACACCAGCTCATCAAAGGTGGGGAACAGCGGTTTCATTCCGTTAAAAACGGGCTGAAGGCCATAAAAGGCAAAGGTATCGTCGCTGTACATGACGCCGTACGACCATTGGTAAGTCCTGCTTTGATTTTAAGGTCTTTCGAGGCAGCGGAAGCACATGGAAATGCGGTAGCCGGGATTCCTCCTACGGATTCCGTCAGAAAGGTTTTGTTCGATGGAAAAACAGAAGCTTTGAACAGAAATGAGCTATTGCTCATTCAAACACCGCAAACTTTTGCAATAGAAATATTAAGGAAAGCCTACCAGCAGCCTTTCAGAAATGAATTTACGGACGATGCTTCCGTAGCAGAGTACTCCGGATTTACCATTCACATTATTGAAGGGACCAGGGAAAACATCAAAATCACCTATCCTGAGGATCTGGAGATGGCC